The following proteins are encoded in a genomic region of Methylococcales bacterium:
- a CDS encoding HU family DNA-binding protein, with protein MNKSQLIDAIAAAAELPKAQAGRALDGFLTTVTSELSEGNSVALVGFGTFSIKERAARKGRNPQTGEEITISAARIPAFKAGKGLKDAVK; from the coding sequence ATGAACAAATCACAACTAATAGACGCAATTGCTGCCGCTGCTGAGTTACCAAAAGCACAAGCGGGTAGAGCTTTAGATGGTTTTTTAACGACAGTCACATCTGAACTATCTGAAGGCAACAGTGTAGCACTCGTAGGCTTTGGAACGTTTTCTATTAAAGAAAGAGCGGCTAGAAAAGGCCGCAATCCACAAACAGGAGAAGAGATTACAATCAGTGCAGCAAGGATTCCTGCATTTAAAGCTGGTAAAGGTTTAAAGGATGCAGTAAAATAG
- the dxs gene encoding 1-deoxy-D-xylulose-5-phosphate synthase translates to MNTLSGNYPLLDTINLPADVRALPKDQLQALCKEVREYLTHTVSLSGGHFSAGLGTVELTVALHYVFNTPEDQLVWDVGHQAYPHKILTGRKKQMPTIRTKDGVSAFPSRSESEYDAFGVGHSSTSISAALGMAIASKLNGDDKKMVAIIGDGSITGGMAYEAMNHAGALDANLLVILNDNDMSISPPVGAMSNYLTKVLSSQLYSSVKKESKKVLSRMPSMWELAKKTEEHMKGMIVPGTLFEELGFNYIGPIDGHDIDRLVSTLENLKNLSGPLFLHIVTKKGKGYSPAEKDPLAYHGVPAFDVTKDSLPKPKPSPHPTYTQVFGQWLCDMAAKEERLLGITPAMREGSGLVKFSETYPNRYFDVAIAEQHAVTLAAGQACQGAKPVVAIYSTFLQRAYDQLIHDVALQNLDVLFAIDRAGLVGPDGPTHAGSFDYSYMRCLPNMVVMAPANEDELRNMLYTGFLFKGPASVRYPRGKGPGALVKSSMTKLEIGKAQVCHQGERIAILAWGSLVTPSIAVAKQLSATAVNMRFIKPLDEDLILDVAKTHDVIITVEENVIAGGAGSAVNEFLQAKQILMPILNIGLPDEFVEQGTREELLSLCGLDIQGILSNIERFCA, encoded by the coding sequence ATGAATACCTTATCAGGTAATTACCCATTGCTAGACACCATTAATTTGCCCGCCGATGTTCGCGCGCTCCCTAAAGACCAGCTTCAAGCTCTGTGTAAAGAAGTACGCGAATACCTAACTCATACCGTTAGTCTTTCAGGCGGACATTTTTCGGCAGGTCTGGGTACGGTTGAACTAACCGTCGCACTCCATTACGTTTTTAATACCCCCGAAGATCAATTAGTCTGGGATGTAGGTCATCAAGCGTATCCTCATAAAATCTTAACGGGGCGAAAAAAACAAATGCCCACGATACGCACAAAAGATGGTGTCTCTGCGTTTCCTAGCCGTAGTGAAAGTGAATACGATGCCTTTGGGGTCGGTCATTCAAGCACCTCTATTAGTGCGGCATTAGGCATGGCCATTGCCTCAAAATTAAACGGGGACGATAAAAAAATGGTGGCTATTATTGGCGATGGCAGCATTACGGGTGGAATGGCTTATGAAGCCATGAATCATGCAGGCGCATTAGATGCTAATTTATTAGTGATTCTAAATGATAATGACATGTCAATTTCACCGCCTGTCGGGGCGATGAGTAATTATTTAACCAAAGTTTTATCCAGTCAGCTTTATTCTTCGGTTAAAAAAGAAAGTAAAAAAGTCCTAAGTCGAATGCCCAGTATGTGGGAATTAGCGAAAAAAACCGAAGAACACATGAAAGGCATGATTGTACCAGGAACCTTGTTTGAAGAATTAGGCTTTAATTACATAGGCCCCATTGATGGTCATGATATTGATCGACTGGTTTCAACGCTGGAAAACTTAAAAAACCTGTCAGGGCCTTTATTTTTACATATCGTCACTAAAAAAGGTAAAGGCTACTCGCCCGCTGAAAAAGACCCCCTTGCCTATCACGGGGTACCTGCTTTTGATGTGACGAAAGATAGCTTACCCAAACCCAAACCATCCCCTCATCCCACTTATACCCAAGTATTTGGGCAATGGTTATGTGATATGGCCGCCAAAGAAGAACGGTTATTAGGCATTACCCCTGCCATGCGTGAAGGATCAGGGTTAGTTAAATTTTCAGAAACCTACCCTAATCGCTATTTTGATGTCGCTATTGCCGAACAACATGCGGTCACCTTAGCCGCAGGGCAAGCCTGTCAAGGGGCTAAACCTGTTGTTGCTATTTATTCCACCTTTTTACAACGGGCTTACGACCAGCTTATTCACGATGTGGCTTTACAAAATTTAGATGTCCTATTTGCCATTGATCGAGCAGGTTTAGTCGGCCCTGATGGACCGACTCATGCAGGATCATTTGATTATTCGTATATGCGTTGCCTTCCTAACATGGTGGTCATGGCCCCTGCGAATGAAGATGAGTTACGAAATATGCTCTACACGGGTTTCCTATTTAAAGGCCCTGCCTCAGTCCGCTACCCTCGCGGAAAAGGACCGGGCGCGCTGGTTAAAAGTTCAATGACAAAACTTGAAATAGGAAAAGCACAGGTCTGTCATCAAGGTGAACGCATTGCTATTTTAGCATGGGGAAGTTTAGTCACCCCGTCCATAGCTGTCGCCAAACAACTCAGCGCAACAGCGGTTAACATGCGTTTTATCAAGCCCCTTGATGAAGATTTAATTTTAGACGTTGCAAAAACACATGATGTCATCATCACCGTTGAAGAAAATGTCATTGCAGGGGGAGCAGGCAGTGCGGTTAATGAGTTCTTACAAGCCAAACAAATTTTAATGCCCATTTTAAATATAGGGCTTCCCGATGAGTTTGTTGAACAAGGGACACGAGAAGAATTATTAAGTTTATGTGGTTTAGATATACAAGGAATTCTTTCAAACATCGAACGGTTTTGTGCTTAA
- the ispA gene encoding (2E,6E)-farnesyl diphosphate synthase: MSNALKEYLTLCQNRVEKALDARLPPANILPNRLHQAMRYSALDGGKRMRPMLTYSTGQALGLDLACLDGMACAVEFIHVYSLIHDDLPAMDDDDLRRGKATNHIAFDDATAILAGDGLQALAFEVLANDPTIKATPEQRLKMIATLTKASGSQGMVGGQAIDLESVGKQISLPELENMHIHKTGALIRASVTMAVIAKTDITPHTAQKLDHYAKCIGLSFQVKDDILDEESDTATLGKTQGKDQSNDKPTYPALLGLAGAKQKAEELHQQALVSLDDFGREADLLRDLSLYIIQRNH, from the coding sequence ATGAGTAACGCATTAAAAGAATACCTAACCCTTTGTCAAAATCGTGTTGAAAAAGCCTTAGATGCGCGACTCCCTCCTGCCAACATCTTACCCAATCGTCTTCACCAAGCGATGCGTTATAGTGCCTTAGACGGGGGGAAACGAATGCGTCCCATGTTGACCTACAGCACAGGACAAGCCTTGGGACTTGATTTAGCCTGTTTAGATGGCATGGCGTGTGCCGTGGAATTTATTCATGTTTACTCACTCATACATGATGATCTACCCGCTATGGATGATGATGATTTGAGACGAGGAAAAGCAACCAATCATATTGCCTTTGATGACGCAACCGCTATCTTAGCAGGCGATGGATTACAAGCTTTAGCCTTTGAAGTCTTAGCTAATGACCCCACAATCAAAGCCACGCCCGAACAACGTCTAAAAATGATTGCGACCTTAACCAAAGCCAGTGGTTCACAAGGCATGGTAGGCGGACAAGCCATCGACTTAGAATCCGTAGGCAAACAAATCAGCTTGCCTGAATTAGAAAACATGCACATCCATAAAACAGGCGCGTTAATTCGAGCCAGTGTTACTATGGCGGTGATTGCTAAAACAGATATTACACCCCATACCGCTCAAAAATTAGATCACTATGCTAAATGTATTGGATTATCCTTTCAGGTCAAAGATGATATTTTAGATGAAGAAAGTGACACAGCGACACTGGGTAAAACACAAGGTAAGGATCAAAGTAATGATAAACCAACCTACCCTGCTCTCTTAGGACTGGCAGGGGCTAAACAGAAAGCGGAGGAGTTGCACCAACAAGCACTTGTGAGTCTTGATGATTTTGGCCGCGAAGCGGATCTATTGCGTGATCTATCACTTTATATTATCCAACGAAACCATTAA
- the parE gene encoding DNA topoisomerase IV subunit B codes for MTSEYNAAAIEVLTGLDPVKKRPGMYTDTTRPNHLVLEVVDNSIDEAIAGFASSIEVILYQDGWVSVTDNGRGMPVDLHPEQGIPGVEVILTQLHAGGKFSNKNYQFSGGLHGVGVSVVNALSSTLTIEVKRGGKVYQMGFANGDKQSNLIEIGKVGKNNTGTKLSFLPNSGYFDSSKISVLKLKQVLRAKAVLLPGLKISLNDEANKDEWTWFYQDGLKGYLCDQMGKTEFFPEHPFMADLSTDHDAVEWAIVWTVERLSEVVNESYVNLVPTTLGGTHVNGLRSGLTEAIREFCDFRNLLPRGIKIAPEDVLELCHFILSVKLEDPQFSGQTKERLSSRECAAFIAGIAKDHFSLWLNQHPSEGEKIAEIVLSSAHKRLKSNKKVIRKKISQGPALPGKLADCSGQDISRSELFLVEGDSAGGSAKQARERDFQAIMPLRGKILNTWEVDSSQVMASQEVHDIAVALGIEPDSDDLTQLRYGKVCILADADSDGNHIATLICALFYQHFKPLVSAGHVFVAMPPLYRIDVGKRIFYALNDSERLGILERIKLEKLRGGVNVQRFKGLGEMNPSQLRETTMNPDTRRLVQLTIEANDDTREKMDLLLAKKRAQDRKVWLESKGNLAQI; via the coding sequence ATGACGAGTGAATATAACGCTGCGGCGATTGAAGTATTAACAGGGCTTGACCCCGTTAAAAAAAGACCGGGAATGTATACGGATACAACGCGACCAAACCATCTGGTTTTAGAAGTCGTTGATAATAGTATTGATGAGGCTATTGCAGGCTTTGCCTCGTCTATTGAGGTCATTTTATATCAAGATGGTTGGGTAAGCGTCACGGATAATGGTCGTGGAATGCCTGTTGATTTACACCCTGAACAAGGTATTCCTGGTGTGGAAGTTATTTTGACCCAGCTTCATGCGGGGGGGAAGTTTTCGAATAAAAATTATCAATTTTCAGGCGGTTTACATGGGGTAGGCGTTTCTGTCGTTAATGCGTTGTCATCAACGCTTACTATTGAAGTAAAGCGGGGGGGGAAAGTTTATCAGATGGGCTTTGCGAATGGCGATAAGCAAAGTAACTTAATAGAAATAGGAAAAGTAGGTAAAAATAATACGGGGACAAAGTTGTCTTTTTTACCGAATAGTGGCTATTTTGATTCCAGCAAAATTTCAGTTTTAAAATTAAAGCAGGTTTTACGCGCAAAAGCGGTCTTACTACCGGGTTTAAAAATTAGTTTAAACGATGAAGCCAATAAGGATGAATGGACGTGGTTTTATCAAGACGGTTTAAAAGGTTATTTGTGCGATCAAATGGGGAAAACTGAATTTTTTCCCGAACATCCTTTTATGGCGGATTTATCAACGGATCATGACGCAGTGGAATGGGCGATTGTTTGGACGGTTGAACGGTTGTCAGAAGTAGTTAATGAAAGTTATGTTAACTTAGTTCCAACAACCCTCGGTGGAACCCATGTTAATGGTTTAAGGTCGGGATTAACCGAAGCCATTCGTGAATTTTGTGATTTTAGAAATCTATTACCCCGTGGTATAAAAATTGCACCTGAAGATGTGTTGGAATTATGCCATTTTATTTTATCGGTAAAATTGGAAGATCCTCAGTTTTCAGGTCAAACTAAAGAGCGTTTAAGTTCTCGCGAGTGCGCGGCTTTTATTGCGGGGATTGCTAAAGATCACTTTAGTTTATGGCTTAATCAACATCCCTCCGAAGGGGAGAAAATTGCAGAAATTGTCTTATCGAGTGCGCATAAACGATTAAAATCGAATAAAAAAGTTATTCGTAAAAAAATCTCACAAGGCCCTGCGTTACCAGGAAAGCTTGCGGACTGTTCAGGGCAAGATATATCGCGCAGTGAATTATTTTTAGTGGAAGGCGATTCGGCAGGTGGTTCGGCTAAACAAGCCAGAGAGCGTGATTTTCAGGCCATTATGCCGTTACGTGGGAAAATTTTAAATACATGGGAGGTTGACTCGTCTCAAGTGATGGCTTCTCAAGAAGTGCATGATATAGCGGTAGCGTTGGGAATAGAACCTGACTCGGATGATTTAACGCAATTACGTTACGGTAAAGTGTGTATTTTAGCGGATGCAGATTCGGATGGAAATCATATTGCGACCTTAATCTGTGCTTTGTTTTACCAGCATTTTAAACCCTTAGTGAGCGCGGGCCATGTTTTTGTGGCGATGCCGCCTTTATATCGTATTGATGTCGGTAAACGTATTTTTTATGCGTTAAACGATAGCGAACGATTAGGGATATTGGAAAGGATTAAGCTAGAAAAGCTAAGAGGGGGGGTGAATGTGCAGCGGTTTAAAGGGCTAGGTGAAATGAATCCCAGTCAATTGCGAGAAACGACGATGAATCCAGATACGCGGCGGTTAGTGCAGTTAACGATTGAGGCTAATGATGATACCCGTGAAAAAATGGATTTGTTATTAGCAAAAAAACGCGCTCAAGACAGAAAAGTTTGGCTAGAAAGTAAAGGG